A single region of the Drosophila miranda strain MSH22 chromosome 2, D.miranda_PacBio2.1, whole genome shotgun sequence genome encodes:
- the LOC108156880 gene encoding translation initiation factor IF-2, mitochondrial, with the protein MLRISCLYRLPNALYCRQSFSHWKQAPATFRLFHVDAARLKRRKTAEEKKSPRIIEYSPKKAQPANGLPSGGSEIWRHMSVAQLAKVLQRPVDDVQEAMLYVKGADNIEPAAKLPDLKIIQEIAKKLGAKTRVVATPEASCEDDQKERDVTPRPPAPPELLQPRPPVVTVMGHVDHGKTTLLDSLRGADVAAGEAGGITQHIGAFTVTLENGEQVTFLDTPGHAAFSAMRARGAVATDIIVLVVAAEDGVMAQTREVIQLAKEAQVPIIVALNKIDKPEADIEKSKRELAQMGLALEEHGGDIQVIPISALKGTNLQLLAEAVSTQATLMGLKSDPSGLVEGIVVESKTDPRRGKLSTAIVSRGTLRKGSVLLSGLAHAKVRGLFDHNGKPLTEAPPGTPVEILGWRELPLAGDLILEVETEKKAHAVLKYREHEAQQEKIESSSEEIRKKDEEHQATYRAAREARRLAGRFRVRGGQRVKQVDENEGKPRVSVIIKGDVHGSVEAILDVLETYSSNEICRLDIVHYGVGNVTEGDLELAKAFDAIIYAFAVETPQNKATKDVNVRIYNIIYRLIDDLKEQLSSKLPPVEVEEVLGEANVLQSFNINEGRKEVPVAGCRCTKGVLKKAKKFRLVRDGEVVYDGQLESMRHLKNEVDSIKKDVECGLRLRDAKVLPQAGDILQCYTTHMEAQQTDWDPGF; encoded by the exons ATGTTAAGAATAAGCTGTTTATATCGACTACCAAATGCACTGTACTGCCGCCAATCCTTCAGCCATTGGAAACAGGCACCGGCAACGTTTCGGTTATTTCATGTGGACGCCGCACGCCTCAAACGCCGGAAAACAGCCGAAGAGAAG AAATCCCCGCGAATTATAGAGTATTCACCGAAGAAAGCGCAGCCGGCGAATGGATTGCCGTCTGGTGGATCGGAAATCTGGAGGCACATGAGCGTGGCGCAGTTGGCCAAGGTGCTGCAAAGGCCAGTCG ATGACGTCCAGGAGGCCATGTTGTACGTAAAAGGCGCTGATAACATCGAACCCGCCGCCAAGCTGCCGGATCTCAAAATCATCCAAGAAATAGCTAAAAAGCTGGGAGCCAAGACCCGCGTGGTGGCCACACCAGAAGCATCCTGCGAAGACGATCAGAAGGAGCGTGATGTGACGCCCAGGCCGCCTGCGCCGCCAGAGCTGCTACAGCCTCGCCCCCCCGTTGTCACTGTCATGGGCCATGTGGATCACGGCAAGACAACGCTGTTGGACTCGTTGCGTGGTGCAGATGTGGCAGCTGGAGAGGCTGGTGGTATCACCCAACACATCGGTGCCTTTACTGTGACTCTGGAGAACGGCGAACAGGTCACGTTTCTCGACACTCCGGGCCACGCAGCTTTTAGTGCAATGAGAGCACGCGGTGCTGTGGCCACTGACATCATAGTGCTGGTGGTGGCCGCCGAGGATGGCGTCATGGCGCAGACACGCGAAGTCATCCAGCTGGCCAAGGAGGCGCAGGTGCCCATAATCGTGGCCCTCAACAAGATCGATAAGCCCGAGGCGGATATT GAAAAGAGCAAGCGAGAGCTGGCGCAAATGGGTCTGGCACTCGAGGAGCACGGCGGCGATATCCAGGTCATACCCATTTCGGCTTTAAAGGGCACCAACTTGCAGCTGCTCGCCGAGGCAGTCAGCACACAAGCTACTCTCATGGGGCTGAAGTCGGATCCCTCGGGTCTGGTCGAGGGAATTGTGGTGGAGTCAAAAACAGACCCCCGACGTGGGAAGCTTTCCACTGCCATAGTGTCCCGAGGCACACTACGCAAAGGTTCTGTGCTGCTGAGTGGCTTGGCGCATGCCAAGGTTCGAGGTCTGTTCGACCATAATGGAAAGCCTCTGACTGAAGCGCCTCCTGGTACCCCAGTGGAGATTCTTGGCTGGCGAGAGCTGCCACTGGCTGGCGATCTTATACTGGAGGTGGAAACGGAG AAAAAAGCCCATGCAGTGCTGAAGTATCGCGAGCACGAGGCTCAGCAGGAGAAGATCGAGTCCAGCAGCGAGGAGATACGAAAAAAGGATGAGGAGCATCAGGCCACGTATCGGGCAGCGCGCGAGGCCCGTCGCCTAGCAGGACGATTTCGCGTGCGCGGTGGCCAGCGGGTCAAACAGGTGGACGAGAACGAAGGCAAGCCGCGTGTCAGTGTCATCATCAAGGGAGATGTGCATGGCTCTGTGGAGGCGATACTGGATGTGCTGGAGACCTACAGCAGCAACGAGATCTGCCGCCTGGACATTGTGCACTATGGCGTGGGCAACGTAACGGAGGGAGACCTTGAGCTTGCCAAAGCATTCGATGCCATTATCTACGCCTTTGCTGTGGAGACGCCCCAGAACAAGGCCACCAAAGATGTGAATGTGCGAATCTACAATATAATCTATCGGTTGATTGACGATCTGAAGGAGCAACTTAGCAGCAAGCTGCCACCTGTGGAGGTGGAGGAAGTTCTGGGAGAGGCCAACGTACTGCAGAGTTTCAACATCAACGAGGGACGCAAAGAGGTGCCCGTGGCTGGGTGTCGCTGCACCAAGGGCGTACTGAAGAAGGCCAAAAAGTTCCGATTGGTGCGTGACGGGGAAGTTGTCTACGATGGACAATTGGAGTCGATGCGTCATCTGAAGAACGAAGTGGATTCGATCAAAAAAGACGTTGAGTGTGGACTGCGCTTAAGGGATGCCAAGGTGCTGCCGCAGGCCGGCGACATACTCCAATGCTACACCACGCACATGGAGGCCCAGCAAACGGATTGGGATCCAGGTTTCTAG
- the LOC108156879 gene encoding sarcalumenin isoform X2 has product MGRLTIWFLLGLTLLAVSDHVGFVNADVGPSESECRPYIERAINELKTDGVKDGSGELQSDQPRRDDDDDDDDEDAISANDIDGDGIPDDEDDDIDGDGIPNDKDDDIDGDGIPNEDDDDMDGDGVPNEDDDDIDGDGVPNSKDEDIDGDGVRNADDEDIDGDGTVNHEDDDLDGDGTPNHEDNDFDGDGVPNDEDEDMDGDGTVNHEDEDLDGDGVQNDEDEDIDGDGKVNHEDEDLDGDGVRNEKDEDLDGDGKANTEDEDLDGDGVPNDKDDDLDGDGILNEHDNDVDGDGVPNERDDDDSQADDDDDDDDDDDDKAKVKKRSKREVDAAPVIDIEAPPSPAEEFPIEEEIVKEESVQVEAEPEPEPEPEVEAVKEQEPEPEPEPVAQEAEKEPLVVEKEEEKPVEQAPAEEESAEEEAAAPQEPEAVKQDAVESEETQDEPQADVAPADADDDEDDTKPEDELLWEGTIPENRRSRQHITELLLLDEEFNAREKATDNVAEIILKDIKRIYENAIKPLETLYKYRDLSNRHFSDPEIFSKPLVLFMGPWSGGKSSILNYLTDNEYTPNSLRTGAEPSPAYFNILMWGNETEVLDGTQLAADYTFSGLQKFGQGLEERLRGLKMKSKLLEKVNIVEIPGILEVRKQVSRVFPFNDACQWFIDRADIIFLVYDPAKLDVGPETEAILDQLKGREYQTRIILNKADTVHPEELLRVQGALIWNISPLMSSAQPPLMYTTSLWTHPYQDGAPARLLLAQERAFLRDLRTAIDKRIEHKIASSRRFAVRVRNHAKMVDCYLNTYFNHKTLFGNKKRISDDIIDHPQNYHIYEGLSTLTNISRYDLPDPEVYRDFFRLNPLYEFKKLTETCTYFRGCPITKLDQAISYELPELAGKYKKMSEAALANIEKQQQQQQALEGQGKGTQADPKKTS; this is encoded by the exons ATGGGGCGGCTAACAATTTGGTTCCTGCTGGGACTAACGTTACTCGCCGTCTCCGATCATG TTGGGTTTGTCAATGCCGATGTCGGACCAAGCGAATCTGAATGTCGACCCTACATTGAAAGAGCCATAAATGAATTGAAAACAG ATGGTGTCAAAGATGGCTCTGGGGAACTGCAATCCGATCAGCCCCGTAgggacgacgacgatgacgacgatgatg AGGACGCAATAAGCGCCAACGATATTGATGGCGATGGTATACCAGATGACGAGGACGATGATATCGATGGGGATGGTATACCGAACGATAAGGATGATGATATTGATGGCGATGGCATACCGAacgaggatgatgatgatatgGATGGCGACGGTGTGCCCAACGAAGATGATGACGACATCGATGGCGATGGTGTGCCCAACTCCAAGGACGAGGACATCGATGGCGATGGTGTTCGAAACGCCGATGACGAGGACATTGACGGTGATGGCACAGTAAATCACG AGGATGATGATCTTGATGGCGATGGCACTCCCAATCACG AGGATAATGACTTTGATGGCGATGGTGTGCCAAATGACGAGGATGAGGATATGGATGGAGATGGCACGGTCAACCACG AGGACGAAGATCTCGATGGAGACGGCGTTCAGAATGATGAAGATGAGGACATCGATGGCGATGGCAAAGTGAATCATG AGGACGAAGATCTCGATGGAGACGGCGTGAGGAACGAAAAGGATGAGGACTTGGATGGAGATGGCAAAGCGAATACCG aGGATGAAGATCTGGACGGTGATGGTGTGCCCAACGACAAGGACGACGATCTGGATGGGGACGGCATCTTGAATGAACACGACAACGATGTCGATGGCGATGGAGTGCCGAACGAACGTGATGACGATGATAGCCAGgctgacgacgacgacgatgatgatgatgatgatgatgacaagGCAAAGGTCAAGAAGCGTAGCAAGCGTGAGGTTGATGCCGCTCCAGTCATCGACATTGAGGCTCCCCCAAGTCCTGCCGAGGAATTCCCCATCGAAGAAGAAATCGTCAAGGAGGAATCTGTCCAGGTGGAGGCcgaaccagagccagagccagaaccagaAGTTGAGGCTGTGAAAGAGCAggaaccagagccagagccagagccagttGCCCAAGAAGCAGAAAAGGAACCGTTAGTAGTGGAGAAGGAGGAAGAAAAGCCCGTCGAGCAGGCTCCAGCTGAAGAGGAGTCTGCAGAAGAGGAAGCCGCAGCTCCACAGGAGCCAGAAGCCGTCAAACAGGATGCAGTAGAGTCTGAGGAGACCCAGGATGAGCCCCAGGCAGATGTTGCCCCTGCTGATGCtgacgacgacgaggatgaCACAAAACCTGAAGATGAGCTTCTCTGG GAAGGTACCATCCCTGAGAACCGCCGCAGCCGTCAGCACATCACAGAGCTCCTGCTGCTGGACGAGGAGTTCAACGCTCGCGAGAAGGCCACCGATAACGTGGCCGAGATCATCCTGAAGGACATCAAGCGCATCTATGAGAACGCCATCAAGCCCCTGGAGACGCTGTACAAGTACCGCGACCTAAGCAACCGTCACTTCAGCGATCCGGAGATCTTCTCCAAGCCGCTAGTGCTGTTCATGGGTCCCTGGTCCGGGGGCAAGTCCTCGATCCTTAACTATTTGACCGACAACGAGTACACCCCCAATTCGCTGAGAACTG GTGCCGAGCCCTCTCCGGCCTACTTCAATATTCTGATGTGGGGCAATGAGACGGAGGTTCTGGACGGCACTCAGCTGGCCGCCGACTACACGTTCTCCGGCCTGCAGAAGTTCGGCCAGGGTCTGGAGGAGCGTCTGCGCGGTCTGAAGATGAAGAGCAAGCTGCTCGAGAAG GTCAACATCGTCGAGATACCCGGCATTCTAGAGGTGCGCAAGCAGGTCTCCCGCGTCTTCCCCTTCAACGATGCCTGCCAGTGGTTCATCGATCGCGCCGACATCATCTTTCTGGTCTACGACCCGGCCAAGTTGGATGTGGGCCCCGAGACGGAGGCCATTCTCGACCAGCTGAAGGGGCGCGAGTACCAGACGCGCATCATCCTCAACAAGGCGGACACCGTCCATCCCGAGGAGCTGCTGCGCGTGCAGGGCGCCCTCATTTGGAACATCTCGCCGCTGATGTCGTCGGCCCAGCCGCCACTCATGTACACCACCTCGCTGTGGACGCATCCCTACCAGGACGGCGCCCCGGCCCGCCTGCTGCTCGCCCAGGAGCGCGCCTTCCTGCGTGACCTACGAACGGCCATCGACAAGCGCATCGAGCACAAGATCGCCAGTTCCCGTCGATTTGCT GTGCGCGTGCGCAATCACGCCAAGATGGTGGACTGCTATCTGAACACCTACTTCAACCACAAGACACTGTTCGGCAACAAGAAGCGCATCTCGGACGACATCATCGATCATCCGCAGAACTACCACATCTACGAGGGTCTCTCCACGCTGACCAACATCTCGCGCTACGATCTGCCGGATCCGGAGGTATACCGCGACTTCTTCCGCCTGAATCCGCTGTACGAGTTCAAGAAACTGACGGAAACGTGCACCTACTTCCGCGGCTGTCCAATCACCAAGCTGGACCAGGCCATTTCGTACGAGCTGCCCGAGCTAGCCGGCAAGTACAAGAAGATGTCTGAGGCGGCTCTGGCCAACATcgagaaacagcagcagcagcagcaggcgttGGAAGGACAGGGAAAGGGCACGCAGGCTGATCCCAAAAAGACGAGTTGA
- the LOC108156879 gene encoding sarcalumenin isoform X1, with amino-acid sequence MGRLTIWFLLGLTLLAVSDHVGFVNADVGPSESECRPYIERAINELKTDGVKDGSGELQSDQPRRDDDDDDDDGGIDAVDEKETVEIETVELDSTEDAISANDIDGDGIPDDEDDDIDGDGIPNDKDDDIDGDGIPNEDDDDMDGDGVPNEDDDDIDGDGVPNSKDEDIDGDGVRNADDEDIDGDGTVNHEDDDLDGDGTPNHEDNDFDGDGVPNDEDEDMDGDGTVNHEDEDLDGDGVQNDEDEDIDGDGKVNHEDEDLDGDGVRNEKDEDLDGDGKANTEDEDLDGDGVPNDKDDDLDGDGILNEHDNDVDGDGVPNERDDDDSQADDDDDDDDDDDDKAKVKKRSKREVDAAPVIDIEAPPSPAEEFPIEEEIVKEESVQVEAEPEPEPEPEVEAVKEQEPEPEPEPVAQEAEKEPLVVEKEEEKPVEQAPAEEESAEEEAAAPQEPEAVKQDAVESEETQDEPQADVAPADADDDEDDTKPEDELLWEGTIPENRRSRQHITELLLLDEEFNAREKATDNVAEIILKDIKRIYENAIKPLETLYKYRDLSNRHFSDPEIFSKPLVLFMGPWSGGKSSILNYLTDNEYTPNSLRTGAEPSPAYFNILMWGNETEVLDGTQLAADYTFSGLQKFGQGLEERLRGLKMKSKLLEKVNIVEIPGILEVRKQVSRVFPFNDACQWFIDRADIIFLVYDPAKLDVGPETEAILDQLKGREYQTRIILNKADTVHPEELLRVQGALIWNISPLMSSAQPPLMYTTSLWTHPYQDGAPARLLLAQERAFLRDLRTAIDKRIEHKIASSRRFAVRVRNHAKMVDCYLNTYFNHKTLFGNKKRISDDIIDHPQNYHIYEGLSTLTNISRYDLPDPEVYRDFFRLNPLYEFKKLTETCTYFRGCPITKLDQAISYELPELAGKYKKMSEAALANIEKQQQQQQALEGQGKGTQADPKKTS; translated from the exons ATGGGGCGGCTAACAATTTGGTTCCTGCTGGGACTAACGTTACTCGCCGTCTCCGATCATG TTGGGTTTGTCAATGCCGATGTCGGACCAAGCGAATCTGAATGTCGACCCTACATTGAAAGAGCCATAAATGAATTGAAAACAG ATGGTGTCAAAGATGGCTCTGGGGAACTGCAATCCGATCAGCCCCGTAgggacgacgacgatgacgacgatgatggTGGGATAGATGCGGTTGATGAGAAAGAAACTGTTGAAATTGAAACTGTCGAATTGGATTCCACAGAGGACGCAATAAGCGCCAACGATATTGATGGCGATGGTATACCAGATGACGAGGACGATGATATCGATGGGGATGGTATACCGAACGATAAGGATGATGATATTGATGGCGATGGCATACCGAacgaggatgatgatgatatgGATGGCGACGGTGTGCCCAACGAAGATGATGACGACATCGATGGCGATGGTGTGCCCAACTCCAAGGACGAGGACATCGATGGCGATGGTGTTCGAAACGCCGATGACGAGGACATTGACGGTGATGGCACAGTAAATCACG AGGATGATGATCTTGATGGCGATGGCACTCCCAATCACG AGGATAATGACTTTGATGGCGATGGTGTGCCAAATGACGAGGATGAGGATATGGATGGAGATGGCACGGTCAACCACG AGGACGAAGATCTCGATGGAGACGGCGTTCAGAATGATGAAGATGAGGACATCGATGGCGATGGCAAAGTGAATCATG AGGACGAAGATCTCGATGGAGACGGCGTGAGGAACGAAAAGGATGAGGACTTGGATGGAGATGGCAAAGCGAATACCG aGGATGAAGATCTGGACGGTGATGGTGTGCCCAACGACAAGGACGACGATCTGGATGGGGACGGCATCTTGAATGAACACGACAACGATGTCGATGGCGATGGAGTGCCGAACGAACGTGATGACGATGATAGCCAGgctgacgacgacgacgatgatgatgatgatgatgatgacaagGCAAAGGTCAAGAAGCGTAGCAAGCGTGAGGTTGATGCCGCTCCAGTCATCGACATTGAGGCTCCCCCAAGTCCTGCCGAGGAATTCCCCATCGAAGAAGAAATCGTCAAGGAGGAATCTGTCCAGGTGGAGGCcgaaccagagccagagccagaaccagaAGTTGAGGCTGTGAAAGAGCAggaaccagagccagagccagagccagttGCCCAAGAAGCAGAAAAGGAACCGTTAGTAGTGGAGAAGGAGGAAGAAAAGCCCGTCGAGCAGGCTCCAGCTGAAGAGGAGTCTGCAGAAGAGGAAGCCGCAGCTCCACAGGAGCCAGAAGCCGTCAAACAGGATGCAGTAGAGTCTGAGGAGACCCAGGATGAGCCCCAGGCAGATGTTGCCCCTGCTGATGCtgacgacgacgaggatgaCACAAAACCTGAAGATGAGCTTCTCTGG GAAGGTACCATCCCTGAGAACCGCCGCAGCCGTCAGCACATCACAGAGCTCCTGCTGCTGGACGAGGAGTTCAACGCTCGCGAGAAGGCCACCGATAACGTGGCCGAGATCATCCTGAAGGACATCAAGCGCATCTATGAGAACGCCATCAAGCCCCTGGAGACGCTGTACAAGTACCGCGACCTAAGCAACCGTCACTTCAGCGATCCGGAGATCTTCTCCAAGCCGCTAGTGCTGTTCATGGGTCCCTGGTCCGGGGGCAAGTCCTCGATCCTTAACTATTTGACCGACAACGAGTACACCCCCAATTCGCTGAGAACTG GTGCCGAGCCCTCTCCGGCCTACTTCAATATTCTGATGTGGGGCAATGAGACGGAGGTTCTGGACGGCACTCAGCTGGCCGCCGACTACACGTTCTCCGGCCTGCAGAAGTTCGGCCAGGGTCTGGAGGAGCGTCTGCGCGGTCTGAAGATGAAGAGCAAGCTGCTCGAGAAG GTCAACATCGTCGAGATACCCGGCATTCTAGAGGTGCGCAAGCAGGTCTCCCGCGTCTTCCCCTTCAACGATGCCTGCCAGTGGTTCATCGATCGCGCCGACATCATCTTTCTGGTCTACGACCCGGCCAAGTTGGATGTGGGCCCCGAGACGGAGGCCATTCTCGACCAGCTGAAGGGGCGCGAGTACCAGACGCGCATCATCCTCAACAAGGCGGACACCGTCCATCCCGAGGAGCTGCTGCGCGTGCAGGGCGCCCTCATTTGGAACATCTCGCCGCTGATGTCGTCGGCCCAGCCGCCACTCATGTACACCACCTCGCTGTGGACGCATCCCTACCAGGACGGCGCCCCGGCCCGCCTGCTGCTCGCCCAGGAGCGCGCCTTCCTGCGTGACCTACGAACGGCCATCGACAAGCGCATCGAGCACAAGATCGCCAGTTCCCGTCGATTTGCT GTGCGCGTGCGCAATCACGCCAAGATGGTGGACTGCTATCTGAACACCTACTTCAACCACAAGACACTGTTCGGCAACAAGAAGCGCATCTCGGACGACATCATCGATCATCCGCAGAACTACCACATCTACGAGGGTCTCTCCACGCTGACCAACATCTCGCGCTACGATCTGCCGGATCCGGAGGTATACCGCGACTTCTTCCGCCTGAATCCGCTGTACGAGTTCAAGAAACTGACGGAAACGTGCACCTACTTCCGCGGCTGTCCAATCACCAAGCTGGACCAGGCCATTTCGTACGAGCTGCCCGAGCTAGCCGGCAAGTACAAGAAGATGTCTGAGGCGGCTCTGGCCAACATcgagaaacagcagcagcagcagcaggcgttGGAAGGACAGGGAAAGGGCACGCAGGCTGATCCCAAAAAGACGAGTTGA